Within the Pygocentrus nattereri isolate fPygNat1 chromosome 28, fPygNat1.pri, whole genome shotgun sequence genome, the region GGTAGAAACCGGGGAGGAAGACGAGGATTCCAATGATGAGGACCGGTATAGTGCGGTCGCGGTGCTGCgagtgagagaaaaagcaaaaacaccatCACTTACGAAGAATACCGAAGGACACAAATCTCCACAACATTACATGCAGTCAAACTTTACATCCCATATAGCTCATCTATGTgcagactgaaaaaaattattagTAACTGGGTTAGGCTTCGGACTAAGGAGAGGactagggttaggttaaggttaagaaataagattaagattagatGTAGAATAAGCGTTACACAAACTTGCTTATAGACCTCATAGATTTACTGTTAtctatgataaaaaaaatcagaaaccCAATATGCATATCTACTTGAGATCACTTTATCACATCACATAGTCTGAGGCAAGAGTGCGTTAATTCATCAAAGCTTGCTGAAGTCTTTCATCTTTCAAATCAAAAATTAAGACATACCTGTTCAGTCAGTGCTTCCCAAATTCTGCATCAGCCTTCTCATGtcatgttctttctttttctctcatgcacacattccttttttccccataattctctttctccttttgatGCTGCTATTTTctatattatttcattttatatatttattgtacattattattattatagtatggTAATTGGTGAAATACCTggccactcactggccactttattaggtacaattcaattgcttgttaacccaaatagctaatcagccaatcacacggccgcaactcactgcatttaggtatgtagaggtggtcaagacaactagctgaagtgcagaccgagcatcagaatggggaagaaaggggatttaagggactttgaacgtggcgtggttgttggtgccagacgggctggtctgagtatttcagaaactgctgatctactgggattttcacgcacaactatctctagggtttacagagaacggtccgaaaaagaggaaatatccagtgagcggtcagttgtgtggacgaaaatgccttgttgatgtgagaggtcagaggagaatgggcagactggttccagatgatagaaaggcaacaggaactcaaataaccaaccagaacctctgaggaacgtttccaacaccttgttgaaagtgtgccacgaagaattaaggcagttctgaaggcaaaagagggtccaaccttttactagcttttacctaataaagtggccggtgagtgtatattatttaaaaagtaaattttAGTGtaacttgttagccacattagcctcagagctcctgtgcaaaactaagaaagaaaagaagcaaacaACAGACTTTGGTTCCTATGCACCTTGAACAGCACTGATCTTAAACTACTCTCTAATATTCTGTCCTGCTTGTTCTCTGAAAAAGTACCATAGTCTGGATTACCAGTTTCATCATCTCCATTGAGAGAACATATCAACCATGCTCTTTCTGATTTTGAGTTCAGGTGAGCTGGGAGTGATGTGGCTGCTACACCATCTGGACTGAGTCAGGAAATAGGGCAGTAGACTGAGGAACTCCTTAAGACAATCTATGACCAGGATTAATGGTAGCGTCAGATGCTCCTCACAGCAGGAACGTAATCACACCCCATTCTGAACTCTCCAAGCACAGCATGAACTGTTTACTTTCAGCAGGACTTTGTCATGCAGGCTTATTAAAGGCATTGCAATACACTTAGCTACACAGTTCTCTAATGCAATCGAGGTTTTTTTCGCCAACTCAGATTAGTGTTATTATCAGGAGTGGCTGTCTGAACTTTGTCTTACAGCTAGTCATTAATGCACATGGCTTAGAGCCTTGAAGCTGAAAGCAGATGTAAACTGTTTCTGATATTACATAGCACCCAGTATTTATTTAAGCGTATACAGGTATTTCAATATTATATACAAagtacactcacctgccactttattaggtaaagttcagttgcttgttaacacaaatcaCTAACCAGCCAGTCACATgaccgcaactcaatgcatttaggcatgtagaggtggtcaagacaaccaaccaaaatctctgaggaacgtttccaacaccttgttgaaagtgtgccacgaagaattaaggcagttctgaaggcgaaagggggtccaaccttttactagcaaggtgtacctaataaagtggccagtgtgtgtatAATCTGTTAAGTATGCttgatttaaaaatgacacTACAAGACGTTTCTTTCTCATTTCATTGTGcgtattgtgtgtatatgtattacGGTGTATTATTAAGGTGACATGTGACCACAACACTATTCAGTGTCTGATCAATTTTAATTTGCTGGAGGTCTAAACTCatcaaatattattttactactttacatattaatgtaaCTTTACATATGAATGTTACTTGACTGTTCAAAAACTTCCTACCTCCAGTAGCGCTATCTTTCCCATGGATTATTCCTGGGGTAAAAGAGTCAGAgcgcacattatgttgcagtgcatgctggggactgcaGTGCAGTATACTGTGAAATGAGCCAATATTAACAGAAAGGCCTTTGTTATCATGGCATTTTTGTGGTGGGAACATACAAACGGTCCAGTCGTAAGAAATAATAGTGCAGTTTAGCACGGAGGTGTAAGTAGTCCACAGTTAATGCGGGGAAAAGTTACAGCTGGACTAAAGTAGCGACACCATGACTGGCCAAATATATCTTTATTACCTTTCAGCAGCTGTGTGCATTACCagtctgatggaaaaaaaactttaaagtCACAAGAAAGTATGGATTTTGTTGCATAGTTATGACATTTAGATTTCAGAGAAACATATGAGGCCATATACAGGTTTTTGTCAGGTTTGTGACGTTTTCTATTTGCTCAAGTTCATACTTCCTTAATTGTGTACACTTAATTGGGCTGTAAATGTCCAGCATTAGTTGTAGTCATTGGAGTTGCCTGTGCAGTCTGGTGTTGTAAAGGCATAATCCAAGATAAAAACCAGAGAACTAACTGTGATGGAAAAGCCAGACGCTTTGAAAATGAGATTAAGGCAAATGCCAGTCATTGTATGATGACGAGGCATCCAAAAATCAATAGTATGGATACTTTCGAAAAAAGGTACGACTGATATAAGCAACTTAGGACAAGCAAGTCATTCGCTGAAGCCATCAGAGCTGTGAAGAAATACCTCAAAATAAGAGCTTATAAAATCAGAAAATCTGCATAGTGTAGGTGTCAAAGTATCATGATTCACCATTCAGAGTTGACTCAGGAGGAAAAATATAGGCTGCACTGCGAGACActcaataacacacaaaaacagactgAATTCACAAATAAGTGAAAGGGTCAACCAGAAGAGTTTTGGAAAAGAAATGTACAAGTAGAAGACTTGATTATAAACCTTCACTAACATGGCAGAAAGTAAGAAGTGTGAAGAAAGAGAGGGTCTACAGTGATCCTCAGCACCTGAGCCAGTGTCATAGCTTGGACCTGTCTCTGAAGCTGGCTCACAGGTCTTTGATTATGGCAGCAGTGgaataaataattatgtaaacagaagcattttgtttttttcctgtccaAAAAAAGCTTCCGCTGATGTTTAGGTGGTCATAATGTAGTGAGACAAAAATCTGAGGCTACACATTTAACCAAGGAGTTCACCGCAGCCTTCTAATTTACATCAATTGAGCATGCATTTCAGTCAGTGAAGAGGAGAAATAACAGAAGTCAGACAACCAAAACACCAAACAACCAGAAAGATATCGCCAACTGCAAATAAGGCTTGCCAAAGCAACTCAAAAGAAGATATAAGCAGTACAGAGATGTTAAAGAGGCATCAGACAGCTTCTGCACATAAGAGCAGCCAAAACCCTtaactttatttaatttgttttattttaaaacttagAGAAAACTGGTTAACCATGTATAAAAATACtgtcttgaaaaaaaaaaggaatacagACTCCTGCATACTGCATTTAGTAATCCAAGAGACATTCAATAGTTTTAACATGTTTACTTAGATTAAAAGGTTAAAAGTTCAATACtgaaaatctctgcataattggTAAGACAGACCAAGTTCCTGACGGATACCCAGCACAACCTTTAACACATCTCATACAAGCTGCAGGCACTAGTGTTACTGAAACTGCATGACGTAGGTCATGGTCCTACTGGTAACTGATGAGTATTTAGGCAAAATCAAAATTATTGGAATCAATAAAGTTGCATACTCACATCTTCAATGTCAAAGTATCCCGCTAACAGAAGAGCTCCAATGACGATCAAAATTGTGCCGATAAGAAAGAGAACAGTTGCCAGGGCAATCGCCTTATATGGGACTTTGGGTGGGCTTCTCTTAaactaaaaaagaaacaagaataTCTTTACACATGTTATTATTGAACAGGACAACTAAATATAACcttttaaaaatctgaactGTGAAAGCCCACCGACAGATAATACGGTGCTGCTGGCTTTATCAACAATGAACAATGTTGAATGAAACGCTCATTTTCCTTAGCGGGGTCCCATAATACGGTCAGATAGTTCAGCTGTGCGGCCAGACCCAATTATACAGAAGTTATAAGAGGTATTTCAGCCTGCTGACTGCTTTTAAAAtcaaactcatttacatacactcacctgccactttattaggtacaccttgctagtaaaaggttggacccccttttgccttcagaactgccttaattcttcatggcagactttcaacgaggagttggaaacgttcctcagagattttggttggttatttgagttcctgttgcctttctatcatctggaaccagtctgcccattctcctctgacctctcacatcaacaaggcattttcgtccacacaactgaccgctcactggatatttcctcttttttggactgttctctgtaaacccacCAACAAatacgccacgttcaaagtcacttaaatcccctttcttccccattctgatgctcagtctgcacttcagcaagttgtcttgaccacctctacatgcctaaatgcactgagttgcagccatgtgattggctgattagctatttgtgttaacaagcaactgtatctaataaagtggccggcgagTGTACATCAATCTTAAAGGCATAGTCACAAAAAACATACTGTTTAAGTTTGAAGGATAAaggtttgaaaatgatcatgttaaaatgaattattacagTTTTAGTgcataaaactacataaaaataatgatggACCCCAGGGGGAATTGAAGATACATGCACAATGTGgaaaatgggccctttaactgcAGCTGACATACTAAGCACAGCAATGGACGATACAACAGTCCTGGAACTGTATGTGCTGCTGCATGTGGTGAAAACCTGGGGGATGTAGAGTACTTCAGCACAGGATCTTTTCCTTAGTGCTCACGCATCAAACTCTACTGAATCTCACTGCTTACCTGAAGGTCAATGTAGCCGTCATCATCACTTGCAAGCTTTGAGTATCTCACTTTGCTATTGGGCAGCCCACTGGTCACTGCGTTCCTGGCCGgcattttaagtgttttgatTTGCTCTTCTGATCAGTCGCCTTCACTTCAATCCGTGCTGCAACATATGGATTAAGCACTGGTGTTTAGCCAGGTGTGTCAGCTCTCCCACAGAAATGCATTACATGAACTGCTTATAattacactgcctgatgtctgacattGATTTAAGGAAGTTCGGTGATAACGTTTTGGCCTAAAAGGTCttgttaatccatttattttaatccatttatggGGGTGGAGTACATGTAGGGCACTGTAAgggctcactggtggtttaggGTAGTGATTAAAACGGCTATACTTGTGTTGCACACATGAagagccctggttcctatcaccaccatgtaaagaaatcagagtctgtacgtttctctacaacgGACGATTTCACATCAAGCAAATCGCAAATCACTTTACATGAAAAAGacggaattttgaaaaatcggtcggattcccctttaactaaATAACTAGTCACCTACACAGACAACGCACAGCGACCATCGCCACCCCTGCTGTTGTGGCAATAAGCAACACTTCTATGCCAGCTCAGTCCACAGAGGTCATGCTAAACGAGCGTCTTCTAAAGGCAGTGAATTCGTGAATTTCTATTATGATTCAgtaataataaagttaataaccACGCCAGCTCACCTGGGCTGTTCGGCTAGCTGagtattctgattgagctaaaACTTTCCACTGTAACAGAAATCTCGGGTACAAAATCACAGCTCAGAATTCCCTAAATTCAAAACTCGAGGTTACTGCGCATTAATACCTCATATCAATATCATGCTTTCCCACACGCGACCATGTTATGATCTCCAACACCTCCTGAGTGCAGCCGGACACGCGCATGCGCAGCTCCTAGTAAACAAGACGCCACAAGGGGGCTCTCCGTCACAAAAACCAGTCTGTAAAAGCGCAAGACTCTTGTGATCATGGTCTTAACCCACTCCAGTTCTGAGACTGGGCTTGGGAAGCACTCCTCAACACTTTTGCTCTTACAAAAGCGACAGACTTAAGGCATTTAGTCAGAAAGGTCTGTGCAGACCTCGATCAATGGGCTTGTGATAGATTCTTTGGGCAATATGAAGTTGTAAAGCTGCTGTTTTCCAGTTTTGAGCTCCTTGGTGGTTCTCAATCTTGTTAATGTAGTACATGCGCCTAGTTCAGCTCTGGACAACGTTAATTAGCTGATGGGTTTAATCAGCTGTgctagagcagggaaaacaatacaaaaatgcCAGGCTGTGGTACACCAAGCCAGGATTTGGGGGAGCATCAAGAACCTCTGGAGTAGTGCTTTGAAGAATAGCCGAGGAAGAGACTAGGCCTAGGGAGTCATTAAATGAGACGGCACAAGACACAAAATCATAATGAACAATCCCTGACGGACAACTCACAAAGTGCCTATCCACCATCTAATGAGGGAAACTCCGAACTAATTGGAATCAATTAATTAGGCCTCATTAAAGAATACAGTTGGAGCTTGGCACTGTATCTTGAGTCAAATCTATCTTTAAGTTTGTCTTgttactttctctttctgttttattgcaATGTAAATTGCAGAAGGAAAAAGATGGTGGTtgaaaaccatgttttttttaccatctcatccctctttctcttctgagCTTAAAAGCATTTGTTCAAGGGCAGCAAAGCACAGCTCGAGTGCAGTGAAGCACAGTCTTTTTTTTATGTGGACCATTTTGTGGCATGCCACTGGCAGCTTTGGGCCTTGTAATAGAGCCACTCAGGGACATTGCATTTAATTATACAATCTAACCCTGCACTCACCCAATCGTACCAGCAACAGGCCACACTTTTATAGTGCACCGACAACTGTCAAGAAACAAGTGACTCATTTCCCCCCCAGGAAATGTACAGGCCGAAAAGCCTTCATTTCACAACATGAGTCTATATATGGACCATGATCTGAACGACGGCCTTATCTAAAGGGGTCGATTTAAGCTACATGGACATGCTGATCCTTCACCTCCAGTGTAGGCATTGTTTGTTGTCTGGGCTTTTGCTATTTTGACTGCTTTTTACATACAGGAAAGTATTTTATTATCTACATGGGGCCCATGTAGAGCACAATAAATGCTGACGTCAGGTATGGTCAATAATTTATGtggtgtatgagtgtgtatctgtacactatatttatgtatgtatacatacacatatgtttgtatgtacgtacatgtatatatacactcaccggccactttattatgttcaattgcttgttaacacaaatagcgaatcagccaatcaaatggccgcaactcaatgcatttaggcatgtagaggtggtcaagacaacttgatACACGAataattaagacagttctgaagtcCAGCCATTTACTAGCCATAAAGTGGctggtatgtatgtatgtatgtatgtgtatgtatatatatatatatatatatatatatatatatatatatatatatatatatatatatatatatatgtttgtgtgtatatatatatatatatatatatatatatatatatatatatatatgtatgtataaaaatatggCATCACAGTGGCCATTTACAGGCTTCGGCTGTCCTTTTGTCCCTTCTGCTCTTCCTCTGCCATGCTTCTTCCCTGATGAGTATCTAGTAATTATCTAAGGAGTCGATGCAGAATAGCcagtggaggaggtggaggcaGGGTCTAGACTACTGCGAAGCCTGTAATGCTTTCTCTGCTGGAGTGTGTAAATCTTTTTAAGaggttttaaatgtttcaaaacagtgAGGGTTAAATATAGCTATGAATCTTGATAtctacattttgttttaatccATAAGCCACTCCTCCCCACCagtgtacacacatacacagccacAGGGTCTGAGAAAATAGAGAGTTCTAAAAAGCAATGCCCTTTGGCTCCCTGATTAATTTGACAAGCTTACTGACTTGTGGGTCTGATAAtccaaatataaacattttagatATGACTGGCATCCAAGATAATGCATTTGTGGATTGGTATGTGTATGAAATATGAGggtatttttttgtgttatattttttaGGAGCCTGGAGCTTTACAGCGCAAGGTGTCATCCCTCTCTTTTACACAAAACAGCATAAGCTGCATACAGATGCCTATAGAGATGATAAACGTTTGGCAGCATTTCCCAATTTCCGCTGCTGTATTTAACTTCAGTGCTGTGGCAGCAGCTGaataaataaaggtttaaaTGAATATTGGGGGTTCGTGCAGTATAACCCAGAAGTACCAAAGCAATGCTTAGATGAGATTTGTAAGCATTAACTGCTGAGAAGAACGGAACAGCTGTAAAACAAACTCTGTATTGTCCGTCCATCTTTACAGCCTTttatctctccatctgtctggcTATCCTTATGGTAGCAAGTTTATACTGTGTTCAGATGTGTTTtagttctttttatttatttttttcgtTCCATACTCAGCTAATATGCATGTGCCATTTATCAGTATACCCTGTTTTGACAGAGTTCTCTTAAACCAGACCAACATTACAACCTCTATGTGCATgcataaaagtgtgtgtgcacatgcagtcatgtatgtgtatttatgaCTCCTCGCCTCTCATCCCATGCTCTGtaataactaaaataaagaCTTTTGGGACGTTGTGGTGGGAcattggtgtgaaagtagaggaggcaatggatagggcaagatggaagcagatgatccgctgtggcgacccctaaagggagcagccaaaagaagaagaagaagaagaagaagggacGTTGTGGTGGTATGAAAATAACACAACAAAACAGTCCTGTACAGCTGACCTTCTACCGATTATGAATAATTAATGACGTCAGACCTGTTAAAGGGAAATTGTCTTTCCGCAGCACCATTGAAATTGCCCCGTCACTGCCGGGAAAATCGGGCCATCAGCCCAGACGTTTACGTAGGGTAATGTGTATGCAGAGGCCTCCACAGAATCAGTCTCAGTCCTACTACAGAAACTCACGCAGCTCACCTCCAGACATAGGACTTAGCACTGGCATTAACCCATCTGATTGTGCTCATTtaaggaatagtttggtgaaaaatctgatttacagtTTTCCCTCTTACCCCCTGTAATTGCCaagacaagtttggtgtctaaagtacTTTTTTTGCACTGGACTTTGATTTTGCATGAGTCATCAGGTATAAGATATAAATGGTCCATAAACCTTTTTCATGCACACCGTGTTAGTATGTTTTAGCCAACTATGTGTGATGGTATAGGTTTTaagttgctttgttttgttaattACAGCTTAGCTGTTTATTACATGATCTTTACTGTTGTAAGGAGAGGCATGCTTTATAGAGAAAGGTGTTTTAGTGCTGGTTGGGTTTCTGCAAAGTTTGCATTCTCAGTCCTGTTATTGTATGGTAGCTTTGGAAAAGGCAGGGTGATAATGACTGCACTGTTGTGAGCAAGAAgctatacccccccccccccccacccccacacacacttctTTTGTGGGCCCACCCATGTCTAAAGAATAGTCCATCTGACAAACTTGTTCTGGCGCCAGGGCTGTCAACATGTAGACTTGTTTATGTGATTTCTGCTACTGTGTGTCATACTGTACTTGTAAAAGTGGACAAAAGTACATTCCATAGCTAAACAATAGTCGGAGCAATTCTTTCATCCTTTGATTGTAGATAACAGCCTgacatacagtgtaaaaaacTAACATAGACTAATCTATTTTAGATTTCTTAACAACTCAGcatagtgtgagtgtgtgtgcagttttGCGCAGAGCTAATTTGTGCAGTATAAGCTTACATTACTATGCTAGAAACATTTGCAAGAGCTCAAGTGCAAAGCAAATGttggacatcaaacatgtcgGGCTGATCCAATACCTTCGGGATAAAGAGAGTAGTGTACATTCTCACTTCCATCAGAActggttaagatataaacaaagtcattcagagccgtttgatgtgaaatgctccaaattTGCGAGTTCGAATTGTTCACggtggtgagagaaaccagAGAAACCTCTAAATccacctcacagaaagctattacatgaagtAATGAGAGTTTTGAGatgtcttctctttctttccgatggatggatggatgggtagatAGATTATATATCATGCCTCATATCAATGAatatcattgttttattttaatgcttaaattatgcagacgttaaaaaaaaaaaacctgtagaTTTCCGAAGATGTTTTTAGGAGATGAGGATGAAGGGGAGTACTGATGTAAAACCCAACTGATGCTCAACCTCTGCAATCCTCAAACTAGACAGCCACCAAATTTTCAAGTATAGAGTGTCATTGTATTCTTCTGGGCTGAATTGGAATATAGCGAGAAAGTAAAACGCATACACATGAATTATAAAACCCTGCATCCGAAAAGTGGAAGAAGTGCAGCTATTTGTAATGAGATTCTTCTTAGAGTGGTACTTTGAGGTAGCTGGAGTGTCTCTGAGACCTGATTTCACTCAACTCAGTCATTTGAGGAGCATATTATACTGCATTCTCTTCACGTCCCAGGCCATGAGCAGTTCAGCTGAGGCACACTTGTAATCTAGTTCGGCTCTGTTTCCAAGGTGCTGTTGGTCTCCACTGTGTCACCGCGCCGATACAGATAGTTGGACCCATTGCCCTTTCCTAGCTTCCATTTTCCAGGagacatttacaaaaatgtcaaaatccCAGCCCTGTGCATAAGATAAGATtgtatttctctttcctttttcagaTATTCTATAATTGATGAGTTTGTTTTGATTCAATTTCTTGTACCTACATGATCTGGCAGCTTCCTCTCAGATAATGTGTGCTGTCACTCTGAGGGAAGTGAGTTGTCATGAAGGTGGTGAATTCAGTTCACTGTAGGCAAACAGAGTGTATTTCATTTACTGTTCTGTTGTGCAAGAGACAAAAAAGTGAAGGGGAAAGAAGTGCAGGCAGACAGACTGACATATGAGCGTCCCCTTAGGGTTATTGAACGGAGTGGTGGTGTTGTAATTAGAGTGTGTTTTGGGCAGAGTTGTGGCAGGTTCAGTAATTAAGCCTGATTTCATTAGTGCTGCAGAGAGGACTGGGTGCTGCAGCTGAAGCAGCTCCTCAGGCACTGCCATTATGGATCTCAACACTGCTACCACTTTGCACACacaggcatgcacacacacacacacacacacacacagacagagcaaCCAAACGGATCtctcatttccagtcaaaatggccattaagtagaatatattcattttcaaaGAATATAGATAAGACAGTACTTGCTGAAGGAGGGGAACGTCGAAGGAAAATCAGTgacagcagaaaatgcaaccaatttctaagactgaactttgaaagtgtgaaaaaatgtccctgcagatttttttggaGAAACTGAAAATAAGTCTCCCAAAAACATTGaaagttgtaataaaggcaatggGTGGGCACaataaattctgaaaaatatgatatacaTTTGAAGTTGCAGTTtctcatcagaatcagaatctttaTTAAGATTTTCCACATCTGAGGCAAAAGTGGAGCCTGGTtttctcttaaagatgaaaactttaagcactgtttatctacTGGTaactgttttggtggtctactaggcTTTGCACACTTGCTAGGAGTCccatttctctgtatctttgaatatttttttgaattctagttttggaaactcctattatttacttattttcctttgactttccctttccTTACGCAAATGAATTATTTCTTGAAAAATTAAGGGCttcaaaaatgaatgtaaaaaaattaaggtggttTCTAAATATACTgtctaaataaatatttcacacTCTTGGGGCCAAATGTCAGAATCTCATCAGAAATGCTATCAGAAATGGATTTTTGGTTCTAAATTTGATGAACAATCTCCATCAATATTGCACAAAGATTATACACTCTTTGGCTGTATGCACCTCTCTCCTTCACAATTCCAATAAGCTCTTCCACCTTGACATCCCTCTTCTTGCCTTATCTGGTGTTGG harbors:
- the tmem230b gene encoding transmembrane protein 230b, encoding MPARNAVTSGLPNSKVRYSKLASDDDGYIDLQFKRSPPKVPYKAIALATVLFLIGTILIVIGALLLAGYFDIEDHRDRTIPVLIIGILVFLPGFYHLRIAYYASKGYPGYSYDDIPDFDD